GAGTAGTGAAAGTAGTACGACTCGTTAGGGAGGATAAGCACATAAACGACGAGATAATCACATAATCTCATATGAAGTTGAGTTCAACTGTAAATTGAGTTGGATTGTCATTTACGTCTGCGCAACAGTACTGGATTGACATTAGGCGTAGTAGTGGCATCATGGTCGAGTAATGGGTCATGGGTAATAGATGAATCAGAACATAGAAACTTGTTCCATCCAACCTTCCAATTGCTTTTCACAATTAGTGTGTAAGCATTTCGGACTTCGGGCTTGCCGCCCGTGTATGGTTGCAGAATATGGCCAAGGGACAAAAAcgaaggaggagggaatACGTTAAAATGTGCTTATCGCCCTGATTTAAGGATAAAATGATGTCAGCAGGCCAATAAAAATACGTGTTTCACGGGTGTTAAATGGGGGTAAGTTTAAGAATGAACATTCCCGCTGGTGGCggcgaggaaggaagagtaATAATACATAATTCTGTCGGTGCTGGCAAGTCGTTGGTGGGCCCTGTGTTTGCAGATGATCATTCTTTcgtccctcttccttccttcctacTATAACACTCGCTTGCCACCCGATATTATCTCTTTCCGTTCGCCGCTCCTATAAACACACAACCCCAGCCGTATATATCATCAGCTCTACAGCATCCGAGCTCGGTTCCACTTACTCAGCAAACAATCTTCAAAACTGTCAACCTTCAATCATTCAACGCATCCACCATGGGCGAGCCCCCGGACGGATCCGACAGTCCTAATGTTCCCCCTTTGGTAGCCATATCTGCTGGTGCCCAACTGCCTCTGCACGGTTCACCCAGCTCTTCAAGCGAAACGCTTTTAACATCCTCATCACGgtcttcgtcctcttcagGTCCAAACCTTACGACGCCAGAACTCCAGCCATACGACCACCAACTTCCACCCGTCTTCCATTCCCACAGCCCATATACTTCTCCTTCTGGGTCTACCACAAGTACCACTCATTCGAAAGGAGAAAGCACTCCTCGAGCAGAGATTAGTGCTCCCGTGTGGCCTTTGTCAACAGCGCCCAGCATTACCGAGGTCTGTGATGAACCGTCGGCAACGGCTAGTATCGGGCCCAGCATTTACGAGCAGCCATCAACCGTATCTCGCTCTTCATCACTCAAGCGAGGGAATAGTTGGAGGAAAAAGCACGCAAGGTGAGTAATCGATCGTTACGATCTTTATATCACAACACGTTTTTCTTTGTATCGGCACTTGTAGCTTTACAGTTGGCTGCATGCTCATGGAGAGATATGCGCCACTCTGAGAGGCGTTGATGAAAAGAGTCGAAGTGTCACGAATGCTCCTCGTCAGACCACTGCTACACTTGGAACattttcatccttctttgaGCTACGAGGTTCCAGCCCATTGCTTTTTAGTCAGCAGGTGTTGGTGTATGGTGCGAAAGTCTTGGTATGAGTCGCTGCATATTTGATCAAACAGAAACCTCTAATTAATTGGCGTATTGCTTGCGGATGTTATTGCTAACTCATGGCTCAACTACGCAGTCTCGATACTCCACCAACTGCACCCCATCATGACCCCTTTTTCCCGAGCTTTACTTCTCTGAGCCAAATTCCGCCCCTGTCTCAAGCACTTCGACCTGATATTGGTTCGTCAATGGCCAGGTCACCAGCAACTCAGCCCCCATCCACGGCCGTCGCAAATCCCGAAGTTAAGCGCTTTTCGAGAGAGTCTCGTGCCTCCACATCCTGCCAGGACAAATGGACTCGGGCTCATTCTCCCTCTACTGGGTGTCAGATATCTGCGCCTATCTCGCCTCCCGTGGGCTACCCGCTTTCATGCTATTCTAGCGAAAGGCGAAACTCCTCGTCTTCTGGTCTTGCTCCCCCTGCCTCGTCTGCTGCAAGCACCGCCTCGTCATCTTCCGGCAAAAGCTCTAGTCGAAATCTTTCTACACCTCCCCAGGCACCTAGATGGGCGCAGCCACCGGCTATTACCAACTCGTACTCCGGTAGAGCACTTTCCTTCGGCTCTGGTCAAAGTCGCCCAGATATTAACATAGATGATTTTGATCAGGAGCTATTTGAAGGTGCCGAGGATGAGTGGATTGAGATGATCAAGGGCCCGCAAGGGAGGATTGCCATTAAAAGTACGCCAAGTGCGTATGATATAATGGTCTGGCTCCCAGGCTTTTCGTAAGTTGTCTTACATATTTATGCCTGCAACAATCGCTCACTACGTCTCGCAGGATCGACAACATCACCATTGCAACTCGCGGGCACCGAACGGTTCATATTGTGGCAGATCAGTGGGACGAAGGCGGTATGTTACTAACAACTGCGGCAATTGAATCAAATGCTTATTTTGGGTCATTCAGATCATGCTCAATGGGATATCAAACTCGGTGAAGATGCCAATTTGAAATCTGTCAACGCCAAATTCACGGGCAAAGAGTTACGTGTGACGGGTAGGTTCCTAGATTTCACCGTTAACCAGGAGTCAATCGCTGATTCCATTAACAGTCGCCAGACAACTTCCTGAGTGGCAGATAGCCCGTAATTCGCGACTTTCAAACGCCGCAATCAATCGTCCAAATCCTTGTAGCGGCGCAAGTATCACTGCCACCAATATCAATCCTCTTGAACGCGCTACTGCAGCACGCAATCGAGTATAGCTTGCTGTACCGATAGTTTCTCCGCGACAATATATAATCACAACCTCCTATAATGCGCCTCGAATATTATTTGCATGTGCCATTACGACTTCTCGCCATTGCAGTCCATCAGCCAGGCGCATGTTACACCGCATTTTGATCTCATTGTATATAGATTGATCGGAACCATTATTCCTTATCTTCGGCCGTCTTCCTAGCTGAAGTTTTGGAAGTCTGTAGCATCACCATACCATGTTaattctttctcttcccgAGCTTCATTCTTTtattctctcctcctccatgACCGACACGTTTCATGACCAGCTTCTCATCATTTATCCGTGATCAAGACGTATATATAGCAGTCAGAAGATACAAGAGCGGTACGCAGGTAAGCAGAATGCATTTCTATAGATAGAATAATGGGCGGGTGCATATGTTGCTTGTACGTTACTGCATTTTAGTTAATAAGCTTCTTATCGTGTGGCATTTCTTGCTTTATGAGGCCTGTGATCGAAATCTTTTTTTGGTTCAGCATATGAGCAGTTCCAATTGCCGTTAATTGTCAATAAAGGATACAATTTGTTCTTTAGTTGTACTCGTCACTTATCAGATGCTTTAGTTGTTGAGTCTGGTGGACAATGCCTGAAATTGTCAACTGCTTGTTCTCTGGATAGGGCATGTTCGTTTGATTGTTGTTTTCAGTGCCATCCTAACTTAGTTCCCGGGGCCATTAAGTGCCCTTTCGCAGGTAGCTCAGTGTTAACAAGTATCCGCCAACTTGACTTTAGCGATGTCTAATAATTAACAAGTCTCCGTAGTGATTGCGTTCTGAGCGGCTTTCGTGCAAGTGCCAATGATTCGCTTTTGAATCATAGTAATTACACATACATGCCCAACTTATCTGCAAGGTTGTGATCCATCTATAAGACTTCCAATGCTGAGATGTAGAGGACTGCGCAATCGTAAGCATAAGTCGCATACCATGTTATCGACAAGATCCATGTTCGGTCGAAAAACACTTACCGTTGTTACCTCGCAAGAAACAATCACCATAAACAGCGGTCTTCACCTCTCCTGCCCACTCCTCTGCTTGCTCAAGAGCGACATTCATGTATCCGTCCAAACATGTTAAAACACCTGGTTGATCACATATCAGCATTAATTCACGGAAGGAACATCAAGCAGCACAAACACACCGGTGTAGTCCACTCCGCTTCCTATTCTAACCTTAACACGCTTGCCAACAATGTTTCGAAGGAATTCCGAAGGCGATCCGGAGATGGGTTGAGATTCATCCTGGGGTTCTGGCGAGCTCATTGTGGACTGTTGTGGATTATAGAAGCTTGCTTGTCGGGTGTATTTGAATATcttgagatgatgatagtGCGAGCCAAAGACTATCTCATGAAGGCGCGACTGAAATAGGCGTGAGAAGCATGTGACAATGTTGAGTAGGCACGGGTTATTTTTCGGAGTCGCCCGAGGGAGTGTTTTGACCATCTCCTATCTGATGAGATTACTCGACATCCACCTCTTAAGCATCCCGAATTATCACGGAAATCATGAAGGCTCCAGCCGAAAAGCAGTCCAAGACGAAAATTTACGCCCCTTACGACGCCACCTCACCAAAATCTTTGCAACCCCCACCACTCCCCCACAAACCAAAATCAAACAGCTCGAGGGCATCACAGCCGTCCACGCCGACGGAAACGACTCCCGATGTTTCCGGGCAATCCACGTACAAGGTCGCGAGAGCAATTTCCAGTTGCACTCGATGTAGATCACGAAAGCAAAAGTGTGATGGCAAGCTTCCAGCTTGTAGTGCATGCGAGAGAGCCAAAGTGGAATGTATCGGTTTTGACGCGATAAGCAAAACAAATATCTCAAGAAAGTAGGTTACAACTTTTGTATAAGTTGCATCCGACGGTAAAATTAGAGCTGATATTCTGGGATAGCTATCTACATCAGCTTGAACAAGAGATCACCTCTTTACGTGCTCAAGTCGCTGCCCTCACCTCAGACGACCCCATTAGTCGCACGAAAAAAGGAATCGCCGCCAATGCTTCTCAGGCGCTTTCTGCTTATCGCTCTGATTTCCCTATTGATCCATCCCTCCATGATGA
Above is a genomic segment from Cryptococcus decagattii chromosome 13, complete sequence containing:
- a CDS encoding U6 snRNA-associated Sm-like protein LSm6, translating into MSSPEPQDESQPISGSPSEFLRNIVGKRVKVRIGSGVDYTGVLTCLDGYMNVALEQAEEWAGEVKTAVYGDCFLRGNNVLYISALEVL